Proteins from a single region of Undibacterium sp. KW1:
- a CDS encoding N-acetylmuramoyl-L-alanine amidase-like domain-containing protein: MTPQEVDQYLAFLHANVPDLRQRIALIARKNIGQPYKLNLLGEFPFELHDNLPMYSLTHSDCLVFAEHTYAMALSSSWEEFFWTLQRIRYKDGLIGVVTRNHYTEVDWNTNNAWLLKDVSAGFSADKVASYDIVVDRAKFLREKHHKETTIPVQTSHEAYVKADKVSAILDQLRDGDFVNVVSDKDGYQSITHVGLVVVDANGKRNFLNSGEPQVKEESFDTFISRTNERTRTSKQSKPRRLLGFKFLRLRDDIVIPGAVTLPRPKQAQ; encoded by the coding sequence ATGACACCGCAGGAGGTCGATCAGTACCTGGCATTTTTGCACGCCAACGTACCTGATCTGCGCCAGCGTATCGCCTTGATTGCCAGAAAAAATATAGGCCAGCCTTACAAGCTGAACCTGCTGGGAGAATTCCCTTTTGAACTGCATGACAACCTGCCCATGTATAGTCTGACGCATAGCGATTGCTTGGTGTTTGCTGAACATACCTATGCGATGGCCTTAAGCAGTTCCTGGGAAGAATTCTTCTGGACCCTGCAACGCATACGCTATAAAGACGGTTTGATAGGTGTGGTGACACGCAACCATTACACGGAAGTCGATTGGAATACCAATAATGCCTGGTTGCTTAAAGATGTCAGTGCCGGTTTTAGCGCAGACAAAGTGGCGAGCTATGACATCGTCGTTGACAGGGCAAAATTCCTGCGCGAGAAGCACCATAAAGAAACCACTATCCCCGTGCAAACCAGTCATGAAGCCTATGTCAAAGCCGACAAGGTAAGCGCTATACTGGATCAGTTGCGCGATGGTGATTTTGTGAACGTGGTATCAGACAAGGATGGATATCAATCGATTACCCATGTCGGCCTGGTCGTGGTTGACGCCAATGGCAAGCGCAACTTCTTGAATTCTGGCGAACCACAGGTCAAGGAAGAGAGCTTTGATACTTTCATCAGCCGTACCAATGAAAGAACCAGGACCAGCAAGCAATCCAAGCCACGTCGCTTGCTAGGTTTTAAATTCTTGCGTTTGCGCGACGATATTGTCATCCCCGGTGCCGTCACTTTACCCAGACCCAAACAGGCGCAGTAA
- a CDS encoding helix-turn-helix transcriptional regulator, which translates to MTEIRQLLNSIKQQLKLQGKTYRDVAVALDLSEASIKRLLSADNGANMSIERLTQISQFLGFSLMEITQEANASNTRIHSLSPAQEKELVSDTKLLLVAVCALNHWKFEEILHVYQLSETECLSKLLRLDKLCLISLMPNNRIRLNIARDFDWLPHGPIRQYFHDTGMADFLDAPFSHEYESQHFIHGMLTDAAAEKFQAEIRQLRQKLAELHTESLSSPLKKRRGTAVLLAMREWEPASFTALRKKH; encoded by the coding sequence ATGACTGAAATCCGGCAATTATTGAACAGCATCAAGCAGCAATTGAAGCTGCAAGGCAAAACATACAGGGATGTGGCTGTGGCACTGGATTTGTCCGAGGCCAGTATCAAACGCCTCTTGAGTGCCGATAATGGCGCCAATATGAGTATAGAAAGGCTGACACAAATCAGCCAGTTTCTGGGCTTTAGCCTGATGGAAATCACGCAGGAGGCAAATGCAAGCAACACCCGCATCCATAGCCTGAGCCCTGCGCAGGAAAAGGAATTGGTTTCTGACACAAAATTGTTGCTGGTGGCGGTTTGCGCCCTGAATCACTGGAAATTTGAAGAAATCCTGCACGTCTACCAACTCAGTGAAACAGAATGTCTGAGCAAACTCTTGCGCCTGGATAAATTATGCCTGATCAGCCTGATGCCAAATAATCGCATACGTTTGAATATCGCCAGGGACTTTGACTGGCTACCACATGGCCCCATACGCCAATATTTCCACGACACAGGTATGGCAGATTTTCTGGATGCGCCGTTTAGCCATGAATATGAATCACAGCATTTCATACACGGCATGCTGACAGATGCGGCCGCTGAAAAATTCCAGGCTGAGATACGCCAGCTCAGACAAAAACTGGCTGAACTGCATACCGAGAGTTTGAGCAGCCCGCTCAAGAAAAGGCGCGGCACCGCAGTATTGCTGGCCATGCGTGAATGGGAGCCAGCCAGCTTCACTGCCCTGCGCAAAAAACATTAG
- a CDS encoding TatD family hydrolase — protein MWIDSHCHLDASEFGGTSLAVAEAAAQACVSAIVVPAIHKSNFDTVIQLGEQRPDCFYALGIHPMYVPTSKEEDLLLLREKVSGLMAGADAHKKLVAIGEIGLDYFVPALTQSPLKEKQEYFYTEQLKLARDFDLPVLLHVRRSQDIILKYLRRIKVRGGIAHAFNGSVQQAQTFIDMGFKLGFGGAMTFTRALQIRRLATDLPLSSIVLETDAPDIPPSWLSEGVNTPAQLPKIGAVLAELRNLSLAEVAQATTANAMHIMPRMQRG, from the coding sequence ATGTGGATAGATAGTCACTGTCATCTGGATGCAAGTGAGTTTGGCGGTACATCGCTGGCTGTGGCCGAAGCAGCAGCGCAGGCATGCGTCTCGGCCATCGTTGTGCCTGCCATCCACAAAAGCAATTTTGACACTGTCATCCAGTTGGGCGAGCAGCGACCTGATTGTTTTTATGCCCTGGGCATACATCCTATGTATGTGCCGACTTCAAAAGAAGAAGACTTGCTGCTCCTGCGTGAAAAAGTAAGTGGCTTGATGGCTGGAGCAGATGCACACAAAAAATTGGTAGCCATAGGCGAAATTGGTCTCGACTATTTTGTACCTGCACTGACACAGAGTCCTTTGAAGGAAAAGCAGGAATACTTCTATACGGAACAACTGAAGCTAGCCAGGGATTTTGATTTGCCTGTGCTGCTGCATGTAAGGCGTTCACAAGACATCATACTCAAGTATTTGCGACGCATCAAAGTGCGGGGCGGTATTGCTCATGCTTTCAACGGCAGTGTGCAGCAGGCACAGACCTTCATTGACATGGGTTTCAAGCTGGGCTTTGGTGGCGCCATGACTTTCACGCGCGCCTTGCAAATACGCAGGCTGGCAACGGATTTGCCCTTGTCCAGCATCGTGCTGGAAACCGATGCGCCAGATATCCCGCCTAGCTGGTTGTCAGAAGGCGTGAACACACCGGCCCAGTTACCAAAGATAGGTGCCGTGCTGGCAGAGTTGCGAAATCTGAGCCTGGCTGAAGTGGCGCAAGCAACTACCGCCAATGCCATGCACATCATGCCACGCATGCAAAGGGGCTAG